Part of the Aptenodytes patagonicus chromosome 14, bAptPat1.pri.cur, whole genome shotgun sequence genome, GCCCGGGTCACTCGCCTCGGTGTCGTTTGTGGTATACTTCTTGTCTTCGGAGTAGGAGAAGCCGACACCAGCGGGGGACTCCACGTAGAGCACGTTGGCAATCTGCAGGgacagcagaggagctggagaTCAGAGGAGACCCCCCTCCTGGCTCAGTGAGGCAGAGGGCTGCTGGCCTCGCCGGTGGCAGCACCCGTGGATGCCcagcctgccccagggctgcGCTGGGGGGATGGCATTCCTGCTCTGCTCGACAGCAGACTTGAGAGGAGGGTGTgttgggcagggtggggggagcctgTGGGAGGCTCGGCTCCATGGAGAGCGCAGGAGGAACTGGCTCGGGGCCACCCTCTCCCCACAGCTGTGGAGGGCTGCAGCCCCCACACCCGTACCTTGTTCCAGGCATAGTCATTGTACTTCAGCGTGACCCCGTCGGGCTGGATCTGGGGAAGCAGAAGGCAGTGACTGATGGGCACAACCAGGCTGGCCCCAGCGGGATGGCTCGTGCCATGCAGCCTGCCAACCCCCGGCGGCCCCGAGCCGTGGGACGGCTGCGACTACTGACCAGGAAGGGGCCGTGCTCCTTCAGGAAGCCCTCCATGGAGCTGCAGCCGGGGCCCCCGTTCAGCCACAGCACcagggggctgctctgggggttGCTCTGGGCCTCCACAAACCTGCAGACACACGGCCGTCAGCGCCCGGCCAGACCCCCGCTCCGGCTGCTCGGGGCGCAGCCCGGCATCAGCATGGCAGCAgcccgggcgccgccgcggccccacGTACCAGTAGTGCAGGCGCCTGCCCGGCCCGGCGCAGAGGTAGCCCGAGAAGTGCCGGAAGGAGGGCTGCTTGGCCAGCCCCGGCAGGAAGGTCACCTCGTGgtccggcggggcggcccggctcagccccagcagcagcgcGCACAGCAGCACCGGCCCCATctgcggggggcgggaggggaggtcGGGGCGCCGCTCGCCGGGAACGGCGGCGGCCCCAGCAGCGCCCCGCGACTGCCCCGCACCCGACCCGGCCACCCCGGGCCCGGGCctggccccggccgccccgccggctccccccggcccgatctcccccgccggccccggccccgctccggtcCCGTCCCGTCGCGCTGACCCCGGCCGCTCCCGGCGCGGCTCCCGCAGGCGGCGATCCCGGCGGGCACATGACACCCGCCCATATGACCTCCGGCGCTCACGTGAGCGGGGCGGGGCCTCGCGACGGCCAATCAgcgccccgggggcggccggccCCTGCCCCCGTCCCGCGCGCGCACGTGGGAGCGGCTccggccccgggacccccggggGGGGCCGCAGCCGGGGGGTCTCCGCTCCCGGCGCCACGCGGGAGCCCCCACGGTGCCCGCGGCGCGGGGAGCCCCGGCAccggagggagcggggagccgggcCCGGCGGGAGCCCTCGGCCCCTCTGCGGGCACGACGGcggcagccggcggcgggggTGCGGCGCCCGGTGGGcgccgccgggcgctgccgggcACAGGTGGGCGCTGCCGGGCACGGCCGGGCACCGCCGGGTACGGATGGGCATCACCGGGTACCGCCGGGCACGGCCGGGTACTGCCGGGCACAGGTGGGCGCTGCCGGGCACGGCCGGCTGCCACCGGGCACGGCCGGGCACAGACGGGCATCACCGGGTACCGCCGGGCActgccgggcagcgccgggcaggCACCGCGTGGGGTGCCTGCGGGCCCGGAGAGCCCCGGTGGGGCCCGGCTGCGTCCCAGCAGACGCGGGGTCCCCTCCCGCCCTTCCCCGCGGCACTAGGACCCCTCCGAGCCACCCCCGCTGTCCCTGCCCGGAGGAGCCGTCACCGCCTCGCAGCAGCTGTGACGGGGACAGTTAAAAATAGCAGTGGCGGCGATGGCTGCCCGGTGCCGCCTCGCCGCACGCTTCCACCGCGTCCACGGCGCCAACGTCCGCCTGGACGCCTCGCGCACGCGGGCCACCCGGGTGGAGAGCTTCGCCAACGGGCTCTGCTTCAGCCAGGAGCCGCTGGCGCCCGGGCAGATCTTCCTGGTGGAGATCGAGGAGAAGGAGCTGGGCTGGTGCGGGCACCTGCGCGTGGGGCTGACAGCCCACGACCCCCAGAGCCTGGAGGTGGTGCCCGAGTACTCGCTCCCGGACCTGGTCAACATGGGGGACACCTGGGTGTTCGCCATCACCCGGAGCCACAACCGTGTCGCGGTGGACGGGGAGGAGGCGCCGGCGCGGGCGCGGGGCCCCCACTGGGAGCCCTTCCTGCTGATCGAGCAGGTGAGGATCCCCCGTGACACGCTGGTGGGGCGCAGCAGGCCCGGGCGCTACAGCCACATCCTGGATGACCTGTACAAGATGAACGTACTGCCCGCGACCGCCCGGCGCAGCCGGATCGGCGTGCTGTACGCCCCGCAGCCCGACGGCACCGCCGACATGCACATCATCATCAACGGGGAGGACATGGGGCCGAGCGCCAGGCACCTGCCCACCGCCCGCCCGCTCTACGCCGTGGTCGACGTCTTCGCCTCCACCAAGAGCGTCCGGGTCATCCCGGTGGAATATGGCTGTAGGTACCTGCCCCCTCCCTGGGGCATGTCCTGCAAGGGCCAGGAGCCGGGGCGCGAGGGGGCTCCGGTGGGGTCACCCCATAGTCCCCAACAGTCGGAGCGTCAGAGCGTGCCACGGGGCAGAGGGACGCGGGGTAGAGGGCACAGGAGAGCCCCCGGCCCCTGCGGAGCACGGGCGAGACCCCACACTGCCACTGACAGGTGGTGTCTCCCAAAAGCTCCGCCACGCGGGGCTGCGCCCGGGCTGGGGGAGAGCTCGCACCAGCTCCCAGCAGTGGCGGTtggggcagagcccagcctggtTGCCCTTCCCGAGCGGAGCGATGGGGGCGGGTGTTCTGGGCTGCCCCGGACCGGGGGCTGCGGCACCGCGGAGCTGTGCCCCCGCAGTGCCACGCTCATCCCCAGCCAGACGGATGGGGATCCCATCCCCCCGACCGGAGCCCAGTGCCGGTGCTCACGGAGCTGCTTCTTGGGGGCTGGCGAGCCCTCACCGTGCCCAGCCTCGCCCCACGGGCACGCAGCAGCCCGGAGCCAAGCAACGTCCTGCCTTGGCATCAAAACATCCGGCTGTGCCCCGCTGCCCACCTCGGCACGTACGCCGCGCCCCCGCGCCTGCCGCGTGCCCCGGCTGCGGGGTGCCCTGGGCAGGCGCTCCGTGATGCCATCGGAGGTTGGGCAATATCCGGCATCCCTCAGCCGGCTGGGGAGGGGCCAGGAAGGCTGGCGCTGGTCGCTGGCTCTTGCGTGGAGTCAGGCTAATAAGTGCTAATTAGCACCATACTGGAAAAATCAGCAGATGCCGAGGATCAGGTGAGAGGAGAGCCAGGAGGAGAGCTAGCGCCTGGGTGACGGTGGCTAGCCGTGAGCTGTCATGCTGCCGTGCCACCTTTGCTTTACATCAGCAGGATAATTCGCTGTCTGCACCCTGGGTGCAAGGCCGCAGACAGAAACAAGCCCAGACCTGACGGCCGAGGGGCCGGCTGCCCCCGACCGCCGGGAGCCACCGCTTCTCTCGTTGGCACAAAGTTCAGCCGCTTCTGTCTCAAGGCTGAAATCCAGGATtctccctgccagctgctgcgAGCCGGGTTATCCAAACAGGGAGGTTAAATGTGCCCGGCCACCCAGGCCCCCCTGCCCCGGGAGTGTGCTGAGGGCGACCGGCCGGAGCACGCTGCAGGAGGCCGCTGAGCCGCCTCAGAGGGCCCGTCCCCGGCCGCTCGGGAGGGACTGGCGCTGGTAGCACGTACCTCTGGGAGAGCTGCCCCCTTCCCACCGCACCGCAGGCCGTGGGTCCCCGCGAGCACCGGGGCTGGCGCAGGCACTGCTGCAGAGGTGCAATCTAGCTTCCCGCCCTCAACAAAGATCTCAGTAGCTCCGGTTTCTGCAACACTTCCGTAGGGTTTAAAAATCGGTCTCAGTGCAGTTCTATTCCTGGCCGGGGTCCGGCTGGTGAAGTGAAAACCAGAAGTGAGCAGCTGAGCCGCCGGCAACATGCGATGCGGCatgggggggcagggagcaggagaggcaaAGGGCATCTGCCACTAGTCACCCAGCACTCAGCATTACGCAGCCCTGCGCCGCCGAGGTGAAGATAAGCACTCCAGCCATCCGAAAACAGCCCCAAGGTCGGGAGCCGGCTGGGCACAGCGCGGTTGTGcttggcagagctctgctctgcccGGTGCCGGCACGAGCCCCCGGAGGCACCGGCCCCGCAGCCAGAGAGGTGCTCAGCTACGTGCAGGCGAAATGGCCAGGTCCCACCCGTGGCTCCGCTCCGGCCGAGCACGATGCCCTGGGGTGCT contains:
- the NEURL2 gene encoding neuralized-like protein 2 — translated: MAARCRLAARFHRVHGANVRLDASRTRATRVESFANGLCFSQEPLAPGQIFLVEIEEKELGWCGHLRVGLTAHDPQSLEVVPEYSLPDLVNMGDTWVFAITRSHNRVAVDGEEAPARARGPHWEPFLLIEQVRIPRDTLVGRSRPGRYSHILDDLYKMNVLPATARRSRIGVLYAPQPDGTADMHIIINGEDMGPSARHLPTARPLYAVVDVFASTKSVRVIPVEYGFPSLQTLCRLVIQKHIVHRLAIDGLDLPPPLKSFCKHE